The following proteins come from a genomic window of Quadrisphaera sp. RL12-1S:
- a CDS encoding LuxR C-terminal-related transcriptional regulator, which yields MRYAVVDDSEFTLAAFRGPLERYGHQLVLAVTSGAELLARIDEVDPPDLVVLDKAIPPNRLEGFETAQALRARFPGIGIMLISFEMEVEDVQRAQRLGGDGVGLVQKKSIARISAFAAVLDGVANGGSYVDPDLRRQVAARAEREGALDALSAREAEVLDLAAQGLSNQQIADRLRRPDGGALSDRTVEGYLKNAYQKLGVDIHNGRVLASVLWATSGRRPPV from the coding sequence GTGCGCTACGCGGTGGTGGATGACTCGGAGTTCACGCTGGCCGCGTTCCGCGGGCCGCTGGAGCGGTACGGGCACCAGCTGGTGCTGGCGGTGACCAGTGGTGCGGAGCTGCTGGCGCGGATCGACGAGGTCGACCCGCCGGACCTGGTGGTGCTGGACAAGGCGATCCCCCCGAACCGGCTGGAGGGGTTCGAGACCGCGCAGGCGCTGCGGGCCCGGTTCCCCGGGATCGGGATCATGCTGATCTCCTTCGAGATGGAGGTCGAGGACGTCCAGCGGGCGCAGCGGCTGGGTGGTGACGGTGTGGGGCTGGTGCAGAAGAAGTCGATCGCGCGGATCTCGGCGTTCGCGGCGGTGCTGGACGGGGTGGCCAACGGGGGTTCGTACGTGGACCCGGACCTGCGCCGGCAGGTGGCGGCGCGCGCCGAGCGCGAGGGGGCGTTGGACGCGTTGAGCGCGCGGGAGGCGGAGGTGCTGGACCTGGCCGCGCAGGGGCTGTCCAACCAGCAGATCGCCGACCGGCTGCGCCGCCCGGACGGGGGAGCGCTGTCGGACCGGACGGTGGAGGGGTACCTGAAGAACGCCTACCAGAAGCTGGGGGTGGACATCCACAACGGTCGGGTGCTGGCGTCGGTGCTGTGGGCGACCTCCGGGCGACGCCCTCCCGTCTGA
- a CDS encoding sensor histidine kinase, translating to MRAAARSPDAVTALAGALLLGTTALVWPADALARPVSCLLSVLAGAALVATGRWIATSPHGSTGPGLACTLSGATWPLSWASVTGSGPLSYVGWLYSGFVWILLIYVVTGFPQLLSGGRRHRAALAAVAVVVLGPLFVSTSMFSLPSWTGTSPDAWWPELFTPDRDLSEGLNAAFGLGTLVLAGWVTVLCAARLVVAVSIDRLVRLPAVVGASLSGLVAGSAVAGIEGAALAEDLTVQSAGVLLFPAAVLVSHLHLRGRRRRLLGRLAAVPSLSLPAVEGVLAHEFLDGSLRVVLWDPLRRRVPQGSPGGPGQGADLFAGRTVAAVSAPAVEGGPVFEGTTIAWITADARLRAYGPLLDTAAAALSAPLALLLHAELIAAQEREANASRVRAALAAGEAVTAAEARTRARIRRDLHDGAQQRYFSLAFRLGDIAERCEDAGLPSLGAEVEQVRDDVLEATAQLREFAAGLSHVELAASVLAMAEQAPFPVRVDLAELAQAGLTGPQETTLRLAVTEALTNAIKHARATSAAISCTCREGAVTVVVDDDGRGGAAAGAGGHGFQGLNDRLAELGGTVLIDSPPGRGTRIIMTFPVEVAAVEESRALRGGG from the coding sequence GGTGCTGGCGGGCGCGGCCCTGGTCGCCACGGGGCGGTGGATCGCCACCTCGCCGCACGGCTCCACCGGTCCTGGGCTGGCCTGCACGCTCAGCGGCGCCACGTGGCCGCTGAGCTGGGCGTCCGTGACGGGCTCGGGCCCGCTCAGCTACGTCGGCTGGCTCTACAGCGGCTTCGTGTGGATCCTGCTGATCTACGTGGTGACGGGGTTCCCCCAGCTGCTCTCGGGCGGGCGCCGGCACCGGGCGGCGCTGGCCGCGGTCGCCGTCGTCGTCCTCGGTCCGCTGTTCGTCTCCACGTCGATGTTCTCGCTGCCCTCCTGGACGGGCACCTCACCGGACGCGTGGTGGCCGGAGCTGTTCACCCCGGACCGGGACCTGTCCGAGGGCCTCAACGCGGCGTTCGGCCTGGGCACGCTCGTGCTGGCCGGGTGGGTGACGGTGCTGTGCGCCGCGCGGCTGGTGGTGGCCGTGTCGATCGACAGGCTGGTCCGGCTGCCCGCGGTGGTGGGGGCGTCCCTGTCGGGCCTGGTGGCCGGCTCCGCCGTGGCGGGCATCGAGGGCGCGGCCCTCGCGGAGGACCTCACCGTGCAGAGCGCCGGGGTGCTGCTCTTCCCCGCCGCGGTGCTGGTGAGCCACCTGCACCTGCGGGGTCGTCGGCGCCGGCTGCTGGGGCGCCTGGCGGCGGTGCCGTCGCTGTCGCTGCCCGCGGTGGAGGGGGTGCTGGCGCACGAGTTCCTCGACGGGTCGCTGCGGGTGGTGCTGTGGGACCCGCTGCGGCGTCGGGTGCCGCAGGGGTCCCCGGGCGGGCCGGGGCAGGGCGCCGACCTGTTCGCGGGGCGGACGGTGGCGGCGGTCTCGGCCCCGGCGGTGGAGGGCGGGCCGGTGTTCGAGGGCACCACCATCGCGTGGATCACCGCGGACGCCCGCCTGCGCGCCTACGGTCCGCTGCTGGACACGGCGGCTGCGGCGCTGAGCGCGCCGCTGGCGCTGCTGCTGCACGCGGAGCTGATCGCCGCGCAGGAGCGGGAGGCGAACGCCTCGCGGGTGCGCGCGGCGCTGGCGGCGGGGGAGGCGGTGACCGCGGCGGAGGCCCGCACGCGGGCGCGCATCCGGCGAGACCTGCACGACGGCGCCCAGCAGCGCTACTTCTCCCTGGCGTTCCGGCTGGGGGACATCGCCGAGCGGTGCGAGGACGCGGGCCTGCCCTCCCTGGGCGCTGAGGTGGAGCAGGTGCGCGACGACGTGCTGGAAGCCACCGCGCAGCTGCGGGAGTTCGCGGCGGGCCTGTCGCACGTGGAGCTGGCCGCCAGCGTGCTGGCCATGGCCGAGCAGGCGCCGTTCCCGGTGCGGGTGGACCTGGCCGAGCTGGCGCAGGCGGGCCTGACCGGGCCGCAGGAGACCACCTTGCGCCTGGCCGTCACGGAGGCGCTGACCAACGCCATCAAGCACGCCCGGGCCACCTCTGCGGCGATCAGCTGCACCTGCCGCGAGGGGGCGGTGACGGTGGTCGTCGACGACGACGGCCGCGGGGGAGCGGCCGCCGGGGCCGGGGGTCACGGCTTCCAGGGGTTGAACGACCGGTTGGCCGAGCTGGGGGGCACGGTGCTGATCGACTCACCCCCGGGGCGGGGCACGCGGATCATCATGACCTTCCCGGTGGAGGTCGCAGCTGTGGAGGAGAGCCGTGCGCTACGCGGTGGTGGATGA